The following coding sequences are from one Eucalyptus grandis isolate ANBG69807.140 chromosome 11, ASM1654582v1, whole genome shotgun sequence window:
- the LOC104425535 gene encoding MATH domain and coiled-coil domain-containing protein At3g58250-like, whose translation MDAQIDVNRGEFTWKISYFTEQDANHLYSEAFTVSGCQWRILVFPKGNGSHHLSLFLAVPDSATLPYGWTRDAKFSLAVIDQIRDVRSIRWEAQCHYTAREKDWGFLKFIPLTELHSRTGGYLVDDTLVIKAEVCVLTVTPPTNIQPARPTDKFDSYFTALEEFVKGAETHGVRVGPSSCCQDGVLTAEIPSLEEVEKAKQSLTECLSDLFKLNIKEKLSEALSTLSSARIGLSSEQKIAIETFQANFNDFTSDFLAFEQDDAEFELHKLQKDQRFSAMKQSQETHILYKQLMDDLIMEEEKLKRKTGEVKSRKDKLLSDWEILLVEAEEAKLGYEDEQKKVAEAEEKKRIAEERMSRSTTAWSNLKAQFCLSFKIRNRP comes from the exons atggaTGCACAAATTGATGTTAATCGGGGAGAATTCACGTGGAAAATCAGCTACTTCACTGAGCAGGATGCAAATCACCTTTACTCTGAAGCATTCACAGTTTCTGGTTGTCAATg GAGAATTCTGGTATTCCCCAAAGGGAATGGCTCGCACCATTTGTCGCTTTTCCTCGCTGTCCCTGATTCTGCGACGTTGCCATACGGATGGACCAGAGACGCCAAGTTCAGCTTGGCTGTGATTGATCAAATCAGAGATGTTCGCTCTATTAGATGGG AAGCGCAATGCCATTACACTGCGAGAGAGAAAGACTGGGGTTTCCTAAAGTTCATTCCCTTGACTGAGCTTCATAGCCGTACTGGGGGATACCTAGTAGATGACACTTTGGTGATTAAAGCTGAAGTTTGCGTCTTAACAGTTACTCCTCCGACGAACATTCAGCCAGCTAGACCAACTGATAAGTTTGACTCCTATTTTACTGCTCTGGAGGAATTTGTCAAAGGTGCTGAGACTCATGGCGTTAGAGTAGGACCAAGTTCGTGCTGCCAAGATGGTGTTTTGACGGCTGAAATTCCTAGCTTAGAAGAAGTCGAGAAGGCTAAGCAGTCGTTGACGGAATGCCTTTCGGATCTctttaaattgaatataaaagAGAAGCTATCTGAGGCACTATCAACTTTAAGCTCGGCCAGAATTGGGTTATCTTCAGAGCAAAAGATAGCAATTGAGACATTTCAGGCCAATTTCAATGATTTCACTTCCGACTTCTTAGCGTTTGAGCAGGACGATGCTGAGTTTGAGCTGCATAAACTTCAAAAGGATCAAAGGTTCTCTGCTATGAAGCAGAGCCAGGAGACTCACATCTTGTATAAGCAGTTAATGGATGACCTCATCATGGAAGAGGAAAAGCTCAAGAGAAAGACGGGGGAAGTGAAGTCTAGGAAGGACAAGCTTCTCTCAGACTGGGAGATTTTGCTGGTTGAGGCTGAAGAAGCGAAGTTGGGCTATGAAGATGAGCAGAAGAAAGTAGCAGAGGctgaggaaaagaagagaatagcAGAGGAAAGAATGTCTAGATCAACCACTGCTTGGTCAAATTTGAAGGCCCAATTCTGTTTAAGCTTTAAGATTAGAAATAGGCCATGA
- the LOC104425537 gene encoding uncharacterized protein LOC104425537 — MAVRFITWKPLTVLCILGGLLSSSSSSSFTVGVSSKKRDQPCLRKMFEQEQQPNKKLKMEIADVQNDVNQGEFTWIIRNFTRQSAKLYSEAFTVSSCQWIIAAYPKGNNTYHLSLYLEIPDSATFPDGWTRKAKCSFSAIDRTNNAHSITRGSTSSHHDGALEAEMPSLEEVEKAKQSLKNCLSDLFKSNMKERLSEALSTLSSARIGLSSEQQIAIETFRANFNDFTSDFLTFEQDNAELELHKLLKDQRFSAMKKCHETHILNKQLMDDLIKEEEEVKSKRDKLLSDWEVLLVQSEEAESGYKDEQKKVAEAEEKKRISEERLSRSTTAWSNLKAQFC, encoded by the exons ATGGCTGTTCGGTTTATTACTTGGAAGCCCTTGACAG TTCTCTGTATTCTTGGTGGGTtactctcctcctcctcctcctcctccttcacagTTGGAGTGTCGTCTAAGAAGAGAGATCAGCCTTGTTTGCGAAAGATGTTTGAGCAGGAGCAGCagccaaataaaaaattaaaaatggaaatCGCTgacgtgcaaaatgacgtcaatCAGGGAGAATTCACTTGGATAATCCGCAACTTCACTCGGCAGAGCGCGAAGCTTTACTCTGAAGCATTCACAGTTTCTAGTTGTCAATG GATAATTGCCGCATACCCCAAGGGGAATAACACGTACCATTTGTCACTTTACCTCGAAATCCCTGATTCTGCGACGTTTCCGGACGGGTGGACTAGAAAAGCCAAGTGCAGCTTCAGTGCGATCGATCGAACCAATAATGCTCACTCTATTACCAGAG GATCAACTTCAAGCCACCATGATGGTGCTTTGGAGGCTGAAATGCCTAGTCTAGAAGAAGTTGAGAAGGCTAAGCAGTCTTTGAAGAATTGCCTCTCGGATCTCTTTAAATCCAATATGAAAGAGAGGCTATCTGAGGCACTATCAACTTTAAGCTCAGCCAGAATTGGATTATCATCGGAGCAACAAATAGCAATTGAGACATTTCGGGCCAATTTCAATGATTTCACTTCCGACTTCTTAACATTTGAGCAAGACAATGCCGAGTTGGAGCTGCATAAACTACTAAAGGATCAAAGGTTCTCTGCCATGAAGAAGTGTCACGAGACTCACATCTTGAATAAGCAGTTAATGGATGACCTTatcaaggaagaggaggaagtgaAGTCTAAGAGGGACAAGCTTCTGTCTGACTGGGAGGTCTTGCTGGTCCAGTCCGAAGAAGCGGAGTCGGGCTATAAAGATGAGCAGAAGAAAGTAGCAGAGgctgaagaaaagaagagaataagcGAGGAAAGACTGTCTAGATCAACCACTGCCTGGTCAAATTTGAAGGCTCAATTCTGTTAA